A single region of the Leptodactylus fuscus isolate aLepFus1 chromosome 5, aLepFus1.hap2, whole genome shotgun sequence genome encodes:
- the LOC142204310 gene encoding olfactory receptor 11L1-like, protein MKENNKTVVTEFFLIVGFQGSQYERVLLFCLFLVIYCGTICGNLLIITLVSTSKKLHTPMYFFISQLSITDILLTTDIVPNLLHILMTYGGAITFIGCITQFYFFCASEASECLLLAVMSYDRYVAICNPLRYSTIMTSRHCVMFAAMCWLVGFSIVLIYTITTAKLDFCGPNIIDHIFCDLVPLLELACSKTHIVDLEVYILSLPIVFIPTVIIVASYTSIVRAVLRIPSSTGRQKAFSTCSSHLIVVSIFYWTMFSVYVVPTKGQTKIGSTMSKIISLVYTVFTPLANPIIYSLKNEDVKKAIKETFHKHATWKNHPQYTVEIIHTGMK, encoded by the coding sequence ATGAAGGAGAACAACAAAACGGTGGTCACAGAATTCTTTCTTATCGTAGGATTTCAGGGCAGCCAATATGAAAGAGTTTTACTGTTTTGTCTATTTCTTGTAATTTACTGTGGaacaatatgtgggaacctcctgatcatcaccctggtgtccaccagcaagaagctccacaccccaatgtacttcttcatctcacagcTCTCCATCACAGATATCTTACTGaccacagatattgtccccaacCTGCTCCACATTCTGATGACTTATGGAGGGGCAATTACTTTTATTGGCTGTATCACACAGTTTTATTTCTTTTGTGCCTCAGAAGCTTctgaatgtcttcttctggctgtgatgtcctatgacagatatgtggccatctgtaatcccctcCGTTACTCTACCATCATGACAAGTAGACATTGTGTGATGTTCGCCGCCATGTGCTGGTTGGTTGGATTTTCCATAGTTTTGATTTATACCATAACAACAGCAAAGCTGGACTTCTGTGGTCCCAACATCATTGACCATATATTCTGTGACCTTGTCCCCTTACTAGAACTTGCCTGTTCTAAAACCCACATTGTTGACTTAGAGGTTTATATACTAAGCCTTCCAATTGTCTTCATCCCAACTGTAATCATTGTAGCGTCTTATACTTCTATAGTCcgggcagtcttaaggatcccatccagcactggtagacagaaagccttctccacctgtagctcccacctcattgtggtctccatattctactggaCCATGTTTAGTGTTTATGTTGTTCCAACAAAAGGACAAACCAAGATAGGATCGACCATGAGTAAGATCATTtcactggtatatactgtatttactccTTTAGCCAACCCTATTATATACAGTTTGAAAAATGAAGATGTGAAAAAAGCCATAAAAGAAACATTTCATAAGCATGCAACATGGAAAAATCATCCACAATATACTGTAGAAATAATCCATACAGGGATGAAATAA